Proteins from a single region of Ziziphus jujuba cultivar Dongzao chromosome 1, ASM3175591v1:
- the LOC107413360 gene encoding agamous-like MADS-box protein AGL62, with protein MEGKQTKGRQKIEMKRIENEDDRLITFSKRRSGIYKKSSELVTLCGAEVGVVIFSPSGKPFSFAHPSIESIANRFLNQNPPQTDNTHPLVEAHRRVRIDELNQQHNDLHNQLEAEKERGKELQMLARARGNQQGWWETPLEELGFEELQNMHASLEELHRNICNHVKGRSRFPMSSSSFHGGAGTSAQGSMNPFLANASATHPPGYGYGRQHF; from the coding sequence ATGGAAGGCAAGCAAACAAAAGGAAGGCAAAAGATAGAGATGAAGAGGATTGAGAATGAAGATGATCGCCTTATTACTTTCTCCAAACGTAGATCTGGTATCTACAAAAAGTCAAGTGAGTTAGTGACCTTATGTGGTGCTGAAGTTGGTGTAGTAATATTCTCACCCTCTGGCAAGCCTTTCTCTTTTGCTCATCCTTCTATTGAGTCTATAGCGAACCGGTTTCTCAACCAAAACCCACCACAAACCGATAACACCCACCCTCTCGTGGAAGCTCACCGCCGGGTCAGAATTGATGAGCTTAACCAGCAGCATAATGATCTTCACAACCAACTCGAAGCCGAAAAAGAGAGAGGGAAGGAACTCCAGATGTTGGCCAGGGCAAGGGGAAACCAGCAGGGTTGGTGGGAGACTCCTCTCGAAGAGCTAGGTTTTGAAGAGCTCCAAAACATGCATGCTTCTCTTGAGGAGCTCCATAGGAATATCTGTAACCATGTTAAGGGAAGGAGTAGATTTCCtatgtcttcttcttccttccatgGTGGTGCAGGGACTTCTGCACAAGGATCTATGAACCCATTTCTTGCAAATGCAAGTGCGACTCATCCTCCTGGCTATGGCTATGGACGTCAACATTTCTAA
- the LOC132800335 gene encoding uncharacterized protein LOC132800335 codes for MGMVLKWESSMGEESDDECHVQHTNDDDKEHSYASGSIVSKACWNPLMEMAEVIIQKGSLWKTSGIVRSGMTYCFIEEVLQVKLLLKYEAFFPFYSEVGALLLFDDCDACISFEEVYIKLSNVANRSNDCVSSKCSPESGLIDLESKDNSSIIGMFCGIQINESMPNFDVYLPNKKFRKSSPGDPSFILCFTRY; via the exons ATGGGGATG GTTCTGAAGTGGGAAAGTTCTATGGGAGAAGAGAGCGATGATGAGTGCCATGTGCAACATACCAATGATGATGACAAAGAACATTCTTATGCTTCTGG AAGCATTGTGTCAAAGGCTTGTTGGAATCCTCTGATGGAAATGGCTGAAGTTATAATTCAGAAGGGTTCCCTTTGGAAGACAAGTGGAATAGTTCGTAGTGGCATGACCTATTGCTTCATCGAAGAAGTTTTGCAAGTGAAGTTGCTGCTTAAGTATGAagcttttttccccttttatt CTGAAGTAGGAGCTTTGCTTCTCTTCGATGATTGTGATGCTTGTATTTCCTTTGAAGAGGTGTACATAAAGCTTTCAAAT GTTGCAAATAGAAGCAATGACTGTGTATCTTCTAAATGCTCCCCGGAGAGTGGATTGATAGACTTGGAATCAAAAGACAACAGTTCCATCATTGGTATGTTCTGTGGTATACAGATTAATGAATCTATGCCAAATTTTGATGTTTATCTACCAAACAAGAAGTTTAGAAAGTCTTCTCCTGGTGATCCAAGCTTTATTCTCTGCTTTACtagatattaa